Within Diprion similis isolate iyDipSimi1 chromosome 11, iyDipSimi1.1, whole genome shotgun sequence, the genomic segment TCAACACCTTTCGTCCTGTACGTTCATCTTCATACTCTTTCCATGCTTCCTTGCGCTCCTCCTCATCTAACTCTTCTTCTGCCTGTAACATgaagtttttctttccatatTTTCTTAAATCATCACATGAAACTCTTCCTCGTTGTTCACTATTCATCCAGAAATGCTTGGTGTCAATGGTGGAGGACACTGCACTATTTCCCAACACAATTCGTCATGGGCCGTCACTGTCAGCGCTGACAAGCGTAAAGTGGCTGATTGTGAGGGGAAAGTAGTTGCAGGATAGAGCGCCTCACCGCAGGGACTggtcaaataaaaaatcttgaccattattataggtatgtatgtacgtttaCAATCCAAATTCAATAATGGAAATGCAGAGACGTATTCACCATCTGATATCTAGCTGTGATCCCTGGAATTCGGGTCAAAGGTCCTGAACCATGTGGTCTTACCTTATTTTCCAATAGAGAATCGTGTTCATGGAACGTTTCTATCCTGTCttcatattttcgaaaaatttctgccAATAATCTGTCCTTTGGCAAGTTAAGTGTAGGCTTGTCTTTATTAGTTTTAGGTTCGAATTCATATAATTCATCTAAGTCGTGGTTACTGTAATGTCGTTCAATTTGTTGTTCATCGACCACCCGGCAAGACAGAGAGAGCTTTGTCACCTGtctattgtaaattttttcttccatagtACCCTGGGCCAAGAACCGATATACATAACAAGGCTTTTTCTGCCCAAAtctgtttcaaaattgaacgataaaatattatataaattatactgtGATGTGAATAGTGAATttaactatagaaaaaaattctcaactttAGCCAAATAgttgcttaattttttcagtatcGAAAGTAATCACTGATTAACAATCAACTGTTTTACTGAcgttttggctgaaaaacagAACGAATGTCAGCAACcctatcagaaaaaaaaacctgtggtattttatttttcacgatcTTTAGGTACTATTGCAGTACCGAACCTTGCAGTTATTCCTTAGGAAACTACGAAGAGTGGTATTTTACGCAACACCTACTTGCTGATAAACCGCAGAAACAATATGTTTTTGCATAGTTGTCCACCTGAGTTGCCAAACTTTTCGCAGTTTATCCACCTCGTATCTGTGGAAGCAGTTGTAGAGTGAAACACCAATGCAATGCAAGATTCAGTACTGCAATGGTACCTAAGAATCCTATCAAATAAAATACCACAAGTGCTTTCTTTTCTGGTGAGGTTTCTGACATTAGTTATATTTCTGGTAAATTGCAGAGAAATTGACAGTTCTCGACCCAACTGCTGTTACATTTGACGACTGTTGACCTTTTGTACCTGGACATGACCTgttcctaattttttcttccattcgttttttctttctctcatctATTACAATGTAAAtactcaatttgaattttggtaaaggaatattgtttctttctttctgttttcatCTTGTAATTTATACCTGTTTTCTCTATTAtacagaataatttattgGTTCTCTTTATGCAAATAAACATTTAGCTCTGTGAAGCCCCTCCCCCAAGCCGAAACGTCAGTAAAACAATTGTCGGTTTTTTCAATGACCTTCGATACTAAAAACTTGAACCATTGTAAACATAATTGCACGAGTCTCACCTGTATATTCTGAATATGCTCTGTACATCGTGCGAAGGGTTCCAGCTAGCATCAAATATAATGACTCTGTTAGCAGCAGTTAAATTGATTCCGAGTCCGCCAGCTCTAGtagatatcaaaaataatcTGGCCCTGCTATTCTTAgggttgttaaaaattttacaatattgacTTCTATTTTCGGGTGCCGTTTGACCGTCGAGTCGAAAATAGTCTAAGCCCAGAGACCAGCTTCCAGTATGGCCGTCAATAAGCTCACTACACGTTCCTCTTTGagtttcatcgtcaattttaTTGAGGAATTCTTCTATCAAGGATAGTGCGTACAATGACTGGGAGAAAACTAAGCTGCAAGGCAAAACAAAGATAAATAGGTAAATTCACGAATACAGGGTTAAGGTCGTACACATCGCACCGTGGTGACAAGGGTGACACAGCTTAAAAATTAGCATTTTCGAGTTGGCACCGTATATGCAAAGTTCGACTCTATAAGCTTGAAAAGTGACATTTCTGTAATTGAAAAGTTGGCGATCCCAGAGTAGAGAACAATAGATAACTTCCATAAGCATATAAGGCTTTTACTCATAGCTATTTGCTTCTACTAAAAGACCCCAATTTTTGAGTTGCATCACCCTCCACCCCATGGTGCGATATGTATACCTTAGAGAAGTCGATTGTGATCCCCTTTGATTTAGGCATCGGCATAATGGCAGCGGCGTAACCAACCAATGAGGCGTGTGTTACTCTAAAAATTAGGGGGATCAGAATTGACTGTATACAAATACCTACATAGGTTGATTCTGAAACTCAAGTAGTGTCTAGGATTATGGATAGGGATTCAAGTtggtattgcagtacaaatcAATAGCGCCATTACCTCTTGCCACTACTGGTCTGCAGTACAATATCAACCTAAATTGAAACCCTAGTTGCTACTTCCGTTTCAGAATCAACTCACGCAGGTGTACATACAGTGACCGGAATTAATATTTGCAAGTTAAGATTTGATATTGAGACCTTTCATATCTCTAAGCCAAGCTGTTGCCGGGTTCACGGATGTTTCTTAGGTAGCCTTTGATCGGACCTAGGAAATGCATACATGCAAAACTCCTCAGCACCAAGTCAGACCCTTCAAGAACTTTTCCGGCTCACCGTATTGTGCATAAATACTGCCTATTATTCATCCAGAATGTTTCAAGTTTTGATAACACTGCAATAGCATCCTGAACGACAACTCTATACATACACTTTATCTCCAATTTGCTCGCACTCCTTCAAAATAGCAAACAATAGAACCAATTTGGAAGATATCTTCATATCCTCGAAGTGTTCAGGCTCTATAAATTGACTCCACCATTCACCAGCCTGTGGTGCGTCCTCGTCATCGGAATTGATCGTGATTTCGTCTAGAGAACGAGCAAGTAATAAATTGATTAGATTTTGTATTATTCatcaaaatctcattttaacATAAAGTCGCATCCAAATTACAATGTCATCGATTCAATTCCgacatttttaatcaaattatacCCAGATTCCAAAATGGAAATCACTGGACTCTCCATTAATCCTCATCGTATCTTTATCTACAATGCCAAATGAATACTCATTTAAATAATCATATGCAGAGggatcatttttcaacttaccTAAAGGATTGGCCCTTGTACCACGCCTTGGCTTATCAGATTTCTCATCACTGGAACCATGAGTAGATTGTATGTCACTGTCAGAAGAGGTCGTTGATTTATCTTCACTTCCATCATCCAGAAAATCCCTCAATGATCCCTCAGAATCGCTCGCTTCCATACGTTTCTTTTCATTAAGTTTTTCCACTTTCTCTGCATTCATACGCAAAACGATCGGGTGAGTCCATATTCTTTGAAGTGATTGGAAGTCAGCGAATAAGGAAGTTCCTGCACCAACCTTTTTCCtatcaaaatattataagAATGTATGCATTATTGTTGGTAGTCAAAATTTTGCGTGGATCTTGTAATAGCAGTTGGACACTGTTAGTGTGGCGGGGTAAAGAAATTtaccttgaaaaattttctaggtAGTACTCGTACAACTTGATTTGTATGTCTGCCAATCTGACAGTAATGACATACTCTTGCTTTGGTGGTAGAAACGGTGTTAGGACAGAGTAGTCAAATCTTTGAACACTTCCCTCCAACATTTTGTGTAGCACGTGAGCacgttttttcattaatttcacaTCATATTCAGTTGAATCTTCGAATTGTCCGTTTGTTATGGGATTGACAAATCTATTCAAGAATTCTTTCTTTGTACCAAGAAGATTCGGTTTCACAAACTGAACCATGCAGTGGTCTGCAATACACaagcgtttaaaaaaatgtcatggGTTTTGAATAACACTATCagtacttgaaaaaatttttacatgtgttgACAGAAAGCGATGCTGACAATTACTATAAAAACATTATTCCATATAAAATATTAGTAGGTACTTACATTCAACCAAATTATTCTGCAATGGTGTACCGGTAAGAACAATTCGTCGAAGGGTCTTAACTTTCCTCATAGCCTTACTCAGAGCTGTGTCCTCATTTTTGAGTAAATGACCTTCGTCGCAAACAATTAGATCAGGTCCGGGATCAACCAGACACTTTAAAATTCCCTCATGCATACTCTTGCgcattttctttgctttttggTTGCTCAAAATTCTGAACATTTCGTATCCGAGAATTATTACACCTCCGGTACGTTGCCACTTTTCTAATTGGCACCTTCTCTCaaagtttttcttcattctgaAAAGCATGATAAGGAACAGTTAAAATAGAGATCTTGTACATTTCGATGTTTGTACTTACTTGGTCATCTCGTAGACCCTGACATCTTGTTCATTGTTAATATCACCCAACCATTTTTTGAACTCGTTAACCCAATTTAAGACAGTGCTCAATGGGCAGATAACCATAATTGTTTTGATACCAGTTTCGGGATGCGTAAGAAGAGTATGAGCAAGGGTCACAACTTGGAAAGTCTTTCCTAATCCCATACAATGGGCAACAATGCAGCCTGACCCCTTGGTAGACTTTGTCCGTTCTAAAGATTCAAAGCATGCGTCCCACATGAACTTAATACCCTGTGCCTGGTGCGGTTTCAAACGTTTGACGAGATCTTCATGTACGCTGATCAACTCCTTCTTTGTTTCTTCATCGAAGTCGAGTATCAATTTATCTACCTTTGCTTCACGAGCCAACTTTATTTCATACATCTCGTTATACTGAAAAGtaatagaaataattcaagAGAACTGGATACGGTAGACATGGTAAAATTAAGTCAAGTTCAAAATCTACACATACAGAGAAGTTGTAAAATTTACTAATGAATAAAGTATttgatttataatttgatATGTACCGCAATAGTGGTAAATAATTGTACTTGGTTCTTTACCAACTGGAATCatcaacaaatttaaaaaaagtttcttatttattttttctaattaaataCTGTGACCTTCCTAACAAATATAAAtccataataaattttattagacAGATTTCCATTTTGAATTCTATTAGTCATAAGTACTTTACATTAAAACTTGGAActtaatttttgcaataacTGCACCATACATCGTTCTGTAAACGGTCTTGGCGAGTAGGGTGAGTTAACAGAAGAATGCCAGGTCTGCATGGCCGATAGCCTCTTGTACAATGTGTGCGCATGCATACCTGGATCACTCTGAAGTTGATGTGTCAGACTGTGCTTGTAGatagaagttgaaaaatattaagagTACACTTTATCCACGTCttccaaaatttataaaaaagttGAACAGTTACGTATTGCCAACTTTTGAAGTCAATTCGATTGTATCGGAAtattgcgaaattttcgctgTTCTTTGATATAAATATGGAAATTGGTATTGCAGACTTACCAATTTTTGACGTTCTGCTATACGTTTTAatctttcctcttcttctttaccAGCAATTTTCGTTACATCTGCCACCTGCTTATCCTTTAAaacttttcgaatatttttcctgtgaAACTTTCCTGGTGCATCTTGCGAGTTTGTAGGCATGTCGCTATCGCTGTCAGAATCCATTTTCTTTATACGTTTCCTTTTTTGCTTTGTTCTGGTGGAGGATATGAAACAGTGTAAATTTTACATTCATAGCAAACAACTACTCTAAACAAGGATAATGAAGTGCAAACTGCAAacagaattgaattttacatcATCCAAATAATGGTAACTCAAAAGCAATAATGAGTAGCTAGACATATAGGTATGTTAAATCAATGTTAATATAGCTTAAGGATTACGGTTTTTCATCCGGTTCAGATTCTGAATCTGTGTCAGAGTTTTGCGTATTTCGTTTggtaaatcttttttttctcagctgGGCAAACATTACATCTGAATCTTCAGATTCAGACcctgatttcttttttttttcggtagtATCGTCTCCGTTATCGTCGCTCAGGTCTGTTAATTTAACGGAATCTGAATCGGACCCTAACATTCTTCGTTTTGGCCTTTTCTGACGCTTAGTGATATCCTTTTCTTCTACATccctgaaaaaaatacgaatacaTGGATTCATCCAATAAATTAAAGAAGGATTTTTGGTAAAGATGGAGTCACCCTCGTTTGCAGTCGAGGACGAATAATGGCACGAATACATTAGAATGACACTTTTTCCATTTAATTTACAGGTCGTACGATATACAGGGTCACTTATTCATTGTTGAATACTGAGTGGGACTGATGCAGCCATTTTACTCGGTGCCCGATTCTCACCCGAGTCTCGTATTCAGCAACGATTAAATGTCCTTCTATATCACAATTAACAccctatttaaaaaattatacctcttttcattttcttctttgagTTGCGATTTACACCATTTCCTTTCCTCGCTGCTGCTGTCAGAATCTGTTAATCTCCAATTACGCTTAGCcaacagatttttcattttctgtaaAGACATATTTCTATTACAAGTTGAGTGTGAAGTACAAGTTGTCAGATTGAACGAAATTACCAAATAGCTTTAACAAAATACTAATGTACAGTGAAACTTCAGCTATACTATTTTCAAGGGATGTGGCAATATAGATCTAGAAGTGAGAATAAAGTTGAAGTGAAATACCAAAAGATTTTAAACCTtcgtaattgtaaaataaaaaatgtatgatttCCAGTGGATTTTTAAACGAGAAACACGTACAAGTGCGAAACATATATAACGGAGGTTTCACTGTAGGTTGATCTCAACCCAGGTAGTTTGTGGTATTTCGTATACTTTACCCGCATCAATTATCAGTAAATGTAATTGTGTATTGTTTGCATGAAATGCCTCAAAGAGTTGACCTACTGTTTGTTCACGTTTTCCTTTGCTATCGGAATTATCAGTTTCTTGTGAGTCAGCATTTCCTTCGttggctgtattttttttGCCCTTCTCTCCATCGGAATCATTCTTATGGTCACTCCCTGAATTTGCGGATTCTTCTACaaagataaataatttcttgtattttatAAAGCATTATATTTATGTTGCTTTGCGATACTCCTGATCAATGTCCAATCACCAATCACCAATGCTGGTGATGCAATAGAGTCCCCTGCTTGACTGACCACTGTATTTATTAGtccatatttataaaaaattgtttcatacATTAACGAATATGTAAAACGGTACTGCAACTTATGTTACACAGATGTCACATTTATAGCGCTTTCAGCCTGCACTGTTTCGCTATGCTGTGCTTTGTTCTGCTGCACTGGAATACAGCAGGACACAGCTAAACAATGCAGGCTGAAAATGCTAACAGAAACGGCAAAATCAATATACTTACCACCCTCTATTTcggtcttctttttcttttccttttttgtaGTTTGCAGTCTGTCATTATCCTCAACTACCTTCTCTTCTTCGTTCTCCACATTGGCAAGTATCTctgcaaaataatttcttgcAGGAATATATTTGTTGTCTGTTTGAAATGCTTACTTTACAATAATTGATAGCGACATAAATCAAATAAGTTTTTCATCAATGCtcatgaattttaattgaaagagTAAGATTGACTCTCATTTGGAAAACAAGTAAATTTCATTGTGACAACAACTCACCTTGTTCAGAATCCGAACTCTGGATGAGGCGATCTTTGGCGAGTTCGTTAGCCCTTACCAAAGACTCCTCTTCTGCATTTGTCTTCAgaattacattattttcatcagaCTCATTGTCGGAGAAGTCAATTAcgttttcaccattttttattttctccaagTGATCCATAAGAGTCTCTTCCTTTTCCTGCATCTGtttacattttgttttcttcgcaCGTCCCTTTGACGATGACCTTGAGGAAGACGATTCGCTTGAGCTTGAGTTGCCGTTTTCATTGCATGCGCCTCTTTTACGTTTCTTGATATTATCCACATCAATCAAGCTGTATAGGACCAATCATGACAAATTTATCAGTAATACAATCAATTTAGGTACTAAGTGATTATAAAAGTGGATTAAAAAATCACAAGCCAATTACGGGTTCTGTACAGACTCAAGACTAATACCACTAATATCACTACAGCAAATGAGCTGAAGCTATTTCCCAATGACTATAACGAGAATTGGCATTATCGGAGTATCACAGAGAAAACCTACACTTCTAAATTTCTACCTTTAGCCACCAGAAACTATAAGCGTAATTTTGTCTTGAGGAACTGAGGTAAGTAGGTGAAATAATGATCTGGATATTCTGTTTATGTATATGTGAATACCTTTTAAATGATTCCCATTCTTGATGTTCTTTAGATTTACCAAGCAACTGCGTGAATTGCTGCAagactttatttttcaatcttctaaTTACGACTTGGCATgacatttgtaattttttgtccGTCGgataataagaatttttttcaatgcaaaatttttgtttcctaaTTTTAGTTGAATTTGTGCAGTCGTCTTCGTAAATGGAGTTTGAACAGATTTCCTCCTGTTTTTCAGAAGACGGAGAATGTAAATCATCCGAAGATGGAGATACGACTAATGCCATGTCATCATCGGAGTCTGAGGAATTGGAGTCAGATGATAATAAGAGTCGACTTTTAGCAAGATTATTTAACTTAACATCATCAAGATCTTCATTATCTAATTGAGAGCTAGTAGATCTTCGATGCTCGTTTTTGTTAATTGCAGCTGCTTTACTATCTGTAGAATCTCGTTTCTCTGAGTATTTATTGGCATCTGAATTTAATCCCAACTCATGTGTATCTGACTTTGAAGAAAGAGATGTACTATCATCAAACTGTTCCGAGTCAGATTCTAGAATTCTTTTCTTAATCGCCTCTTCCGAATCGTCAAATGCTGCAGTCATATCGAATTCAGAAGGTATATCGTGCATCAGAGATTCTATGTCTTCTTGTTCGACGTTATCGGAAACTTCATCAGACTTGTGTTCTACAACATTTGATAATGGAATATTTGATTCAACTCCATCAACCTCTTCATTCTCAAGATGTTCTTGGACGTTTTCCAATGTACTAGGTTCAGGATCGAAGTATTGCaagtctttctttttttcgaaatcaatttCGTTCTGCCTCAATTCTACCAAAGGTAAAGTTTCATTTGTATTCAGATCagtaatttcatcaatttgtgGTGTAACTGTTTCAATAGAAGGTAACTCTTTGGGGGAATGAGCTATTTCAGATAATGCAACTTCCTCATCATTTTCAACTTCcattatcgttttattttcactatttttaagGTTGCTCATATTTGCTAAAGAATCTGATTCACTGGTAATATGATTTATACCTTGAGTGAAGACAAGTTCAGTCTCGCAATCGGACATATGATGCACATCGGTATCAATATTCTTCGATGAGTCATGAATTATTGTCCCTTGCTCATGTTCGAACAATTCTAGTGTAGTATCATCATCAGTCGATTGTACGGCATCAGGACTATTCGCTTCTATTGTCGGTTCATTTTCTTTACAGTGATCAGGCGATATCATACCATTAAAATTGCCTTCAACTGACGAATCTAATTGCTTGGTATTCTTATTACAAACTTCGACCAACGCCTGTTGTGAACCACTTTCTTGTTCTGAATAGTTAAtaagttttgttttgttacCTCGTTCTTGGTGCGCTGACAAGTCCGAGATATTATTGAATGTGTCGACAGATTGCAAAGATTTTTCTTGGATACTAGGTGAAATTACATTATGTATACCACTTTTATCGGAATTTAATTCAGCTGATTCGGTTATTCCTTTGTCAGATGTATTTGGTGATCGAGATTCTATCAAACTTTCGACGAATGTGgctttattagtttttttggCTGAATATCTATTTTCCTcctctgaaaatatttcggtGCTGTCACATTCTGATATTACATCACAATCTAGAGTATGTGGAACTGTGTCGTTATTAACATTTCCATTCATATTCTCCATAACAACTTTAGCATTCACAGGATTTTGCATATCTTCTTCATCATTTGCCAAACTTTCGCGATCAGATTCTTTGTCAGAAACCATAGACTTTTCCTTGATACTGGACAACAACGATATATTATGCTTGGTGATATTTTTATGATTATCAGCAGCTTGTTGAGACGACTTCGATAAAGTATTAATAGACTTATCGAAGGTGCTCAAATTTCCAACATCCAACTCGTCTGAACTATTCCTCGTATCATCTCCTGCTCTGCCTGAATCAGAACCTTCaataattttggaatttcTACTAGCTTTTAAAGCACTCATTTGTTTCGATGGTGAATCCTCTCCACTGCCTGTGGCAACATCGGAATGATCCATATCCAGTAGAATACTGCTTACGTTACAAGTATTACACCATGTACTATAAAATTCCATAAATTCTTCTACCCTACGACTCAATTCTTTCTGACAGCGGCTTACTGTTAAAGCACATTTTAGTACGGTCTTTGAAACAGCCGACACTACTGTGAAATTGTTATTCAATTGCCTCTCAGAGATTTTACGAGCACCCACATGTAAGGCTGCACCAAGTTTGTCCATTTCATCTATGAAGCTGTTTATGTGAGCTCTAATTACTCGTGCCTGATTCTTATTTACATATTCTTTGGTATTTGCAACTTTTGCATAGGTATGTTTCAtggatgattttttcttccccaaAAGTCGATTCTCATGACCTAATACAAACGatgtttcggatttttttaatGCAGGCGTATTTGTTTTAGATTCCTGCTCCGATTTGTTATCCAAAAGTCGATCTGCCTCACTTTTTCTACGTACCGATGTAGAAACTTTGCTAgtgatttcagtatttttggAATCCCCTGTATATTCTTTTCCAGAATCCAAGTACTGTTTAATTGGCCTGGTACATTCACTGAAACTACCAGTATTTCTAGTACTATCACAAATTTTCGTCTTACTACGCCTAATTTTCTTATTACTAATGCTTGAGCACGAATCCTCAGAAGAGAACCTGCCATGTTTACTATTTGAACCTTTTGACTCGTTAATTGCTAATTCAGACGATCTTTTCACAGCTTCAAATTTATTGTAGAGTTGCCTTACATTTACTATGGAGTTtggattttcaatattacttGACTTTTTCTCACGAATAATTAAatccttttttcttgtattttcattCGGAACTTTGGAAAGGTTTTGTCTCGATGATTTGACAAATTCATTGCTCGATTCATGATCACTGGATTCTGAATAAATTGATGGATTCCTCGAATTTCCTtgagattttgaaattctcgGCTGTTTCTGTCCCAGTTGACCCTCTTCTTTATTCCAATGGGAATAGCTGGAGCTCGAGTTATCATGCTTATTACTTCTATGTTTAGATTTCACTCTTgacaattcatttttaaatctagAGTTGACATGGGTTTTCTGTCTTATTTCTTCTCGGTCAAAGTCAGTAGTTTCTTCATCGCCGGACAgtgatttcatattttctttgagTGTTTTAgcataatttttatctaacATAGCCTTTGTGTTATCATCAGGTTTACGATATCTATTTTGtacatttgaattttcattgctAGAGGAATCATCTGAATTGTCACAGATTCTTGCAATGCGCTTCAGGTGTTCATTCGTCTTAATAGAGCTACGCCTGGGTCTCATATTACGTCGTTTGGTCAGTTTAGAgttctgaaaattattatctaaatCCTCAGATAGGCTGTGGTTGGCATCTGATTTGGAGACCTCACCTCTAGTTGGCTTTTTATTGTGCTTCCTCCGTTTTCTGAAACACAGAAGTTCCAATCCTGTGTTACATTTGCATCTTTTCTCAGCTCCATTAcgagacaaaatttttcaaatttatgaaaactTTCACTTTCCTCAAAAATTCTTCCCACTTTCTTGCTTTTGTATTATTATCTATCAGCTGGCTTTGAGGATTGCAGATTTTTCTAAACTCTTTTCACTGATGAGGATTTGCTCAGAACACTGCCAAAATTATCCAACAACATAAGGAGAGTAGTTCAGAAGATCAAAGGACCAAAGCAAGAAAACGAGAATCATGCAACagtgcaattaattttacgcCAAAGGAGGTTGTTTACTATAGGgtattgacaaaaattatttttcatgcaatacgAAGACACAAACCAATTTCTAAAATAAGCATCTACTACCATTAGTAATACTAAGTGAaaccactttgaaaaattgttcgaaacacTGCGATTAGCAAAGCAATATGCGTTACATTGCAAAAGACCCAACACGAACTCAGCTTCAGATACTAGTTTTAAATGGTTTTTTAAGAAATGCTAACATTCTTAAGAGTTTGTCTTGACCCGTTATTTATCCATCATTATCAAAGTCAGCGAACGGTGCGCTTTTCAAGCACCGATTAAAGTATACCACAATAGTTAAGGAtaagtaaatttcttttatgtAATATTGGTATTGAATCTTAGACAAAAAGACTTGAATCAACCAAAACTGAGTTgcttaaggccccgctgacctggcatgtcatatatatatttcgtgacgtcagaagcagGGAAAACGCCATTACGAATCCTGCAAGAACGGAAGCACGAATCTTACtcgggaaatttttaaattgaagcttgaataaaagtgTACGTGGCTAACTCACTcactggtcatgcaaatcgctgataatgtgtataataaagaataatgaagtgaataaaatcacgccaaaacaaacatggccgatcggagctaccgcatgttgaatattcactgattgcactgtttcacaatttctttcactctcgCCAGACAGTTagccacgtacaaaagcactcactttattcgggaaaacttatactatcagttatttttttgtaaatatggtACGATTCGTAACGGCGATTTTCaagtgacagcagcccgttcatggtccacaagaagtatgtctcgatctgtaactgacatcattggttggatctaacagaacaagccaatgaaatcagcggtcttagttcaccgttcaacgttcagaggcgctgcacgtatttatgacgtcacgatttgatattttcaagtcaggtcagCGGCGCCTTAAGAGTTTGTCTTGACCCGTTATTTTGAGAAtaagtaaatttctttca encodes:
- the LOC124412565 gene encoding transcriptional regulator ATRX-like, whose translation is MPIDVTNLESDYRAQNYKDSKSIDRKQIICATCGTDLSGKFDKPGGLFIHPLMTTLQCKKCSNFYGDGDFSMDEDGDDKYCRMCGNGGALYICGNKPCPYGFCHDCIERYVGKNSPEVEADNWKCLRCNCEPLWEVRAVCEVIQRENSRKRRKHNKKPTRGEVSKSDANHSLSEDLDNNFQNSKLTKRRNMRPRRSSIKTNEHLKRIARICDNSDDSSSNENSNVQNRYRKPDDNTKAMLDKNYAKTLKENMKSLSGDEETTDFDREEIRQKTHVNSRFKNELSRVKSKHRSNKHDNSSSSYSHWNKEEGQLGQKQPRISKSQGNSRNPSIYSESSDHESSNEFVKSSRQNLSKVPNENTRKKDLIIREKKSSNIENPNSIVNVRQLYNKFEAVKRSSELAINESKGSNSKHGRFSSEDSCSSISNKKIRRSKTKICDSTRNTGSFSECTRPIKQYLDSGKEYTGDSKNTEITSKVSTSVRRKSEADRLLDNKSEQESKTNTPALKKSETSFVLGHENRLLGKKKSSMKHTYAKVANTKEYVNKNQARVIRAHINSFIDEMDKLGAALHVGARKISERQLNNNFTVVSAVSKTVLKCALTVSRCQKELSRRVEEFMEFYSTWCNTCNVSSILLDMDHSDVATGSGEDSPSKQMSALKASRNSKIIEGSDSGRAGDDTRNSSDELDVGNLSTFDKSINTLSKSSQQAADNHKNITKHNISLLSSIKEKSMVSDKESDRESLANDEEDMQNPVNAKVVMENMNGNVNNDTVPHTLDCDVISECDSTEIFSEEENRYSAKKTNKATFVESLIESRSPNTSDKGITESAELNSDKSGIHNVISPSIQEKSLQSVDTFNNISDLSAHQERGNKTKLINYSEQESGSQQALVEVCNKNTKQLDSSVEGNFNGMISPDHCKENEPTIEANSPDAVQSTDDDTTLELFEHEQGTIIHDSSKNIDTDVHHMSDCETELVFTQGINHITSESDSLANMSNLKNSENKTIMEVENDEEVALSEIAHSPKELPSIETVTPQIDEITDLNTNETLPLVELRQNEIDFEKKKDLQYFDPEPSTLENVQEHLENEEVDGVESNIPLSNVVEHKSDEVSDNVEQEDIESLMHDIPSEFDMTAAFDDSEEAIKKRILESDSEQFDDSTSLSSKSDTHELGLNSDANKYSEKRDSTDSKAAAINKNEHRRSTSSQLDNEDLDDVKLNNLAKSRLLLSSDSNSSDSDDDMALVVSPSSDDLHSPSSEKQEEICSNSIYEDDCTNSTKIRKQKFCIEKNSYYPTDKKLQMSCQVVIRRLKNKVLQQFTQLLGKSKEHQEWESFKSLIDVDNIKKRKRGACNENGNSSSSESSSSRSSSKGRAKKTKCKQMQEKEETLMDHLEKIKNGENVIDFSDNESDENNVILKTNAEEESLVRANELAKDRLIQSSDSEQEILANVENEEEKVVEDNDRLQTTKKEKKKKTEIEGEESANSGSDHKNDSDGEKGKKNTANEGNADSQETDNSDSKGKREQTKMKNLLAKRNWRLTDSDSSSEERKWCKSQLKEENEKRDVEEKDITKRQKRPKRRMLGSDSDSVKLTDLSDDNGDDTTEKKKKSGSESEDSDVMFAQLRKKRFTKRNTQNSDTDSESEPDEKPTKQKRKRIKKMDSDSDSDMPTNSQDAPGKFHRKNIRKVLKDKQVADVTKIAGKEEEERLKRIAERQKLYNEMYEIKLAREAKVDKLILDFDEETKKELISVHEDLVKRLKPHQAQGIKFMWDACFESLERTKSTKGSGCIVAHCMGLGKTFQVVTLAHTLLTHPETGIKTIMVICPLSTVLNWVNEFKKWLGDINNEQDVRVYEMTKMKKNFERRCQLEKWQRTGGVIILGYEMFRILSNQKAKKMRKSMHEGILKCLVDPGPDLIVCDEGHLLKNEDTALSKAMRKVKTLRRIVLTGTPLQNNLVEYHCMVQFVKPNLLGTKKEFLNRFVNPITNGQFEDSTEYDVKLMKKRAHVLHKMLEGSVQRFDYSVLTPFLPPKQEYVITVRLADIQIKLYEYYLENFSRKKVGAGTSLFADFQSLQRIWTHPIVLRMNAEKVEKLNEKKRMEASDSEGSLRDFLDDGSEDKSTTSSDSDIQSTHGSSDEKSDKPRRGTRANPLDEITINSDDEDAPQAGEWWSQFIEPEHFEDMKISSKLVLLFAILKECEQIGDKVLVFSQSLYALSLIEEFLNKIDDETQRGTCSELIDGHTGSWSLGLDYFRLDGQTAPENRSQYCKIFNNPKNSRARLFLISTRAGGLGINLTAANRVIIFDASWNPSHDVQSIFRIYRFGQKKPCYVYRFLAQGTMEEKIYNRQVTKLSLSCRVVDEQQIERHYSNHDLDELYEFEPKTNKDKPTLNLPKDRLLAEIFRKYEDRIETFHEHDSLLENKAEEELDEEERKEAWKEYEDERTGRKVLMRNPHNQNLLLQQQYNDMLRLNPAEVANRAMYSGINIENLQALIRKDYPNETPEAQSAMTARAIMEMYSYFESETIRQQHLAATNFRYPTVSNLGTTSYGDSTMMIPAQQQYALQQQQQKQQQLLMQRDQQANYAKQYGNVRIGTSTPVTRPPPVVDLHIDDNDVIEVPTTPTSVVGTAPSSSVQAPPVSAPAEISKRQEE